Proteins from a genomic interval of Garra rufa chromosome 4, GarRuf1.0, whole genome shotgun sequence:
- the LOC141334024 gene encoding fucolectin-5-like has product MEIIVMLLLSLLPGLCGAVSTEYNPTCVPGNLALGANAVQSSVFRQYYARYAVDGNRDPDASHRSCSLTEAGSPSWWRVDLKRVYKIRKVTITALRHPYNEGNADLQGSVIRIGNSLENNGNYNKLAAVIGDIPNAGTETFEFAPIFGRYVNIVGSNPYLYVCEVEVYC; this is encoded by the exons ATGGAGATAATCGTGATGCTGTTGCTCTCACTGCTGCCTGGGCTCTGTGGTGCTGTTTCCACAG AATACAATCCCACTTGTGTCCCGG GGAATCTTGCTCTTGGTGCCAACGCTGTCCAGTCTTCCGTATTTCGTCAGTATTACGCCCGATATGCTGTAGATGGGAATAGAGATCCAGACGCCAGTCACAGGTCATGTAGTTTGACCGAAGCTGGAAGTCCATCCTGGTGGAGGGTTGACTTGAAGAGAGTCTACAAAATAAGAAAGGTTACCATCACTGCTCTCAGGCATCCTTATAATGAGGGGAATGCTGACTTACAGGGCTCTGTGATTCGTATCGGCAACAGCCTGGAAAACAACGGCAACTACAATAAGCT GGCTGCAGTCATTGGAGACATTCCAAACGCAGGCACAGAAACGTTTGAGTTTGCACCGATTTTTGGACGATATGTCAACATCGTAGGCAGTAACCCATATCTATATGTGTGTGAGGTTGAGGTGTATTGCTAG